From Sphingomonas hengshuiensis, one genomic window encodes:
- a CDS encoding AAA domain-containing protein — protein MSEGRPVTLSQRVAEGGALPTEDLLRAMLPLMRAVAALHAIERVADLGGDAVTDSGDGVLALAHPDGRRPSYNDARLRAVQPHAGSALRVVGEYRVATDVDTGSTIEDLRARGEDAEAECKPAYLTGYRAWEQSIGHHDALADIFVIGLILASLACGLDLNDEEDVARFSGAQANLFRLNAALHPVIAALIVEMTALKRQERGSDLEALARRLEGYRDQPGGLDVERALVGATGAKGRRAAVLTHLRDRLFDLSRRNRLIHFRPTQASVNLTVASVPVVMRLESIRADQLCTWDSKFAAEVLGGGQIALAKWLRFEDQPYLPSAFDRIIQETRRDRAEYGFSHLRLVAAFLHWHNLKDAPGERIQSPLLWLPVEVTRKKGVRDQYLLRCPGTEAEFNPALRHYLRQLYDIQLPERVDLAQTSIEQIQADIAAQIHRSEPGVTLAVADKPQIELIHQKAVQRLKLFQRRKQRTSRASGVSRPEFSYERDDYRPLGLALFEKYVRPAPLPQRLAVGGRMPARPDRIVAGGDAEALTYALVRGEGHRYQWEIDLTQVTLANFNYKKMSLVRDYNQLIDDAVPPPAFDRIFSIEPRELEAEAPPALPLAEHHSVVPADATQDAAVAMARSGRSFIIQGPPGTGKSQTITNLIADYAARGKRVLFVCEKRAALDVVFNRLKSVGLDRLSCLIHDSQEDKKSFVMDLKDSYERWTRQDDGLDALWASRDRTLAALARHLDRIAAFDTATRRVPEATGASIRAMVRRRAALPETEALGPAVREQLPLLTEWDAHRGLAERIHRTMVESFGLASLAQHPFARLAPDMVASDRAYAEAEAAIGDGERLIDALDAALEDEAVLLSPDTRLADALTLVRAARQAVETNLAGNLALLDPGSALSSDFAAGRATLDRAQGDAEAAAEAAAHWRDPLTPEDTAAALEQARRQEPSFFKFLSGAWRRLKRTVRERYDFSAHAVEPSITTVLERLAARHATAAADAEARRAIARRFATGDTDALAAARDDWANATTPMLRTLIGHVRAAADPAALIAREAAPAVQIEALAALCARFLTSADDMTLGALSEALRDMREGLEELPDLLPLLAAADAAGSRMAYAMRSLALAPPAIEAQVIEEAFARILRDEPALQRFDAAELGSSARRAAKARRLLQRDNSAAILGVNHRRFRDHVKRSMLSVTQLDADGRNFKRIYSTGRRELEHEFGKSMRYRSIRDLSDDETGPVVIDLKPIWLMSPLSVSDTLPLHPELFDVVIFDEASQIPTEEAVPALSRAPQVIVVGDEMQLPPTSFFATARDEDEMQVSAEEDGETVAIILDADSLLNQSARSLPATLLAWHYRSRSEALISFSNAAFYEGRLITVPDLVLADPSAAPDPLRSDDAASAATAVDRMLARAVSFHPVADGLYEKRVNDPEARLIAAMVRDLLFRETGLSIGIVAFSEAQQTEIEDALETLAGEDKAFAARLEAEYAREDDGQINGLFIKNLENVQGDERDVILLSICYAPDANGRMAMNFGPINQRGGEKRLNVIFSRARHHMAVVSTIRAEAITNTHNDGARALRTFLAFAEAQSRGDAAHGQTVLATLNPEAQRVFARSAPTDALRDALAQALTARGHDVRAHIGSASFRCDLGILAPGGDRYQLGILIDGNGHGSVEDRYVFQPAILRAFGWKVIDVPSHSWLRDPDAVVAQIEAALRREAGEDDDDPFEGSTMAPPVVSVPKTKASDETPAPGPDEPSSALVFSEFRFQQASSDKFWKIAVSGGEMTVIFGRTGTKGSTVVKVFETPERAKREAAKLIAEKVRKGYLET, from the coding sequence ATGAGCGAGGGGCGGCCCGTCACGCTCAGCCAGCGCGTGGCCGAGGGCGGCGCCTTGCCGACCGAGGATCTCCTGCGCGCGATGCTCCCGTTGATGCGCGCAGTCGCGGCGCTGCATGCGATCGAGCGCGTCGCCGATCTGGGCGGTGACGCAGTGACCGATTCCGGCGACGGCGTGCTTGCGCTGGCGCACCCCGATGGCCGCCGCCCCAGCTATAACGACGCCCGGCTGCGCGCGGTACAGCCGCACGCCGGATCGGCGCTGCGCGTCGTCGGAGAATATCGCGTTGCGACCGATGTCGATACCGGCAGCACGATCGAGGATCTGCGAGCGCGCGGCGAGGACGCGGAGGCCGAATGCAAGCCCGCCTACCTCACCGGCTATCGCGCGTGGGAGCAGTCGATCGGCCATCATGACGCGCTGGCCGACATCTTCGTCATCGGGCTGATCCTCGCCAGCCTCGCTTGCGGGCTCGACCTGAACGACGAGGAGGACGTCGCGCGCTTTTCCGGCGCACAGGCCAATCTGTTCCGGCTCAACGCCGCGCTCCACCCGGTAATCGCCGCGCTGATCGTCGAGATGACTGCGCTGAAGCGGCAGGAGCGCGGAAGCGATCTGGAGGCGCTCGCGCGGCGGCTGGAGGGGTATCGCGACCAGCCCGGCGGCCTCGATGTCGAGCGCGCGCTGGTCGGGGCGACGGGGGCGAAAGGCCGCCGGGCCGCGGTGCTCACCCATTTGCGCGACCGGTTGTTCGACCTGTCGCGCCGCAACCGGCTGATCCATTTCCGCCCGACGCAAGCGAGCGTGAACCTCACCGTGGCCAGCGTGCCCGTGGTGATGCGGCTCGAATCGATCCGCGCCGACCAGCTATGCACCTGGGACAGCAAGTTCGCGGCGGAGGTGCTGGGCGGGGGCCAGATCGCGCTCGCCAAGTGGCTGCGCTTCGAGGACCAGCCTTATCTGCCCTCGGCATTCGACCGGATCATCCAGGAGACGCGGCGCGACCGTGCCGAATATGGCTTCAGCCATCTCCGGCTGGTCGCCGCCTTCCTCCACTGGCACAATCTCAAGGACGCACCGGGCGAGCGCATCCAGTCGCCCCTGCTCTGGCTGCCGGTCGAGGTGACCAGGAAGAAGGGCGTGCGCGACCAGTATCTGCTGCGCTGCCCCGGCACCGAAGCGGAGTTCAATCCGGCGCTGCGGCATTATCTGCGCCAACTCTACGATATCCAACTGCCCGAACGCGTCGATCTCGCCCAGACCTCGATCGAGCAGATCCAGGCCGACATCGCCGCGCAGATTCACCGGAGCGAACCGGGGGTGACTCTGGCGGTGGCGGACAAGCCACAGATCGAACTGATCCATCAAAAGGCAGTGCAGCGGCTCAAATTATTCCAGCGCCGCAAGCAGCGGACCTCCCGCGCCAGCGGCGTTTCGCGACCCGAGTTCAGCTACGAACGGGACGATTATCGCCCATTGGGCCTCGCCTTGTTCGAGAAATATGTGCGCCCCGCCCCGCTGCCCCAGCGGCTGGCGGTCGGCGGCAGGATGCCGGCCCGACCGGACCGCATCGTGGCGGGGGGCGATGCCGAGGCACTGACCTATGCGCTCGTGCGCGGCGAAGGGCATCGCTACCAATGGGAGATCGATCTCACCCAAGTCACGCTGGCCAATTTCAACTACAAGAAGATGTCGCTGGTCCGCGACTATAACCAGTTGATCGACGATGCCGTGCCGCCGCCCGCGTTCGACCGGATTTTCTCGATCGAGCCGCGCGAACTGGAGGCGGAGGCGCCGCCGGCCCTGCCGCTCGCCGAGCATCATTCGGTGGTGCCCGCCGACGCCACGCAGGATGCCGCGGTGGCGATGGCGCGGTCGGGCCGCAGCTTCATCATCCAGGGCCCGCCGGGAACCGGCAAATCGCAGACGATCACCAATCTGATCGCCGACTATGCCGCGCGCGGGAAACGGGTGCTGTTCGTCTGCGAAAAGCGCGCGGCGCTCGATGTGGTGTTCAACCGGCTCAAATCGGTCGGGCTCGACCGGCTTTCCTGCCTGATCCACGATTCGCAGGAGGACAAAAAGTCCTTCGTGATGGATTTGAAGGACAGCTATGAACGCTGGACCAGGCAGGATGACGGGCTCGACGCGCTGTGGGCGTCGCGGGACCGGACGCTTGCCGCACTGGCGCGCCATCTCGACCGGATCGCCGCATTCGACACCGCGACCCGCCGCGTGCCCGAGGCGACGGGCGCCAGCATCCGCGCCATGGTCCGCCGCCGCGCCGCGCTCCCCGAGACCGAAGCGCTTGGCCCTGCGGTTCGCGAACAATTGCCTTTGCTCACCGAATGGGACGCGCATCGCGGGCTGGCCGAGCGAATCCACCGCACGATGGTGGAGAGCTTCGGCCTTGCCAGCCTTGCCCAACACCCCTTTGCCCGACTTGCCCCCGATATGGTGGCAAGCGACCGCGCCTATGCCGAAGCCGAAGCGGCGATCGGAGACGGCGAGCGCCTGATCGATGCGCTCGACGCGGCGCTGGAGGACGAAGCGGTCCTGCTGTCGCCGGACACGCGGCTCGCCGATGCGCTGACGCTGGTCCGCGCCGCGCGACAGGCGGTCGAGACCAACCTTGCCGGCAATCTCGCGCTGCTCGATCCGGGATCGGCGCTGTCGAGCGACTTCGCCGCGGGGCGCGCCACGCTCGATCGCGCGCAGGGCGACGCCGAAGCCGCCGCCGAGGCAGCGGCGCACTGGCGCGATCCGCTGACCCCCGAGGATACCGCCGCGGCACTCGAACAGGCGCGGCGGCAGGAGCCGAGCTTCTTCAAGTTCCTGAGCGGCGCATGGCGGCGCCTCAAGCGCACCGTTCGCGAGCGCTATGATTTTTCGGCGCATGCCGTCGAACCCAGCATCACCACGGTGCTCGAACGGCTGGCCGCGCGGCATGCGACCGCCGCCGCCGATGCCGAGGCCCGCCGGGCGATCGCGCGCCGCTTCGCAACGGGCGATACCGATGCCCTCGCCGCTGCGCGCGATGACTGGGCGAATGCGACGACGCCGATGCTGCGCACGCTGATCGGCCATGTCCGCGCCGCCGCCGATCCCGCCGCGCTGATCGCGCGCGAGGCCGCACCCGCGGTTCAGATCGAGGCGCTGGCGGCGCTGTGCGCGCGCTTCCTCACCAGCGCGGACGACATGACCCTCGGCGCGCTGTCCGAAGCATTGCGCGACATGCGCGAGGGGCTGGAGGAACTGCCCGACCTGCTCCCGTTGCTCGCCGCCGCCGACGCAGCGGGGTCGCGCATGGCGTATGCGATGCGCAGCCTCGCCCTCGCCCCGCCCGCGATCGAGGCGCAGGTGATCGAAGAGGCGTTTGCGCGCATCCTGCGCGACGAGCCGGCGCTCCAGCGCTTCGATGCCGCAGAACTCGGTTCCAGCGCGCGGCGCGCCGCCAAAGCGCGGAGGCTGCTCCAGCGCGATAATTCGGCGGCGATCCTTGGCGTCAACCATCGGCGCTTCCGCGACCATGTGAAGCGCTCGATGCTGTCGGTGACGCAGCTCGACGCCGATGGTCGCAATTTCAAGCGCATCTATTCGACGGGGCGGCGCGAGCTCGAGCATGAGTTCGGCAAATCGATGCGCTACCGCTCGATCCGCGACCTGTCGGACGACGAGACGGGACCGGTGGTGATCGACCTCAAGCCGATCTGGCTGATGAGCCCGCTATCGGTGTCCGACACGCTGCCCCTGCATCCCGAGCTGTTCGACGTCGTGATCTTCGACGAAGCCAGCCAGATCCCGACCGAGGAAGCCGTCCCCGCGCTTTCGCGCGCGCCACAGGTGATCGTGGTCGGCGACGAGATGCAGCTGCCGCCCACCAGCTTCTTCGCGACCGCGCGCGACGAGGACGAGATGCAGGTCAGCGCGGAAGAGGATGGCGAGACCGTGGCCATCATCCTCGACGCGGACAGCCTGCTCAACCAGTCGGCGCGCAGCCTGCCGGCGACGTTGCTCGCCTGGCATTATCGCAGCCGGTCCGAGGCGTTGATCAGCTTTTCCAATGCCGCCTTTTACGAGGGGCGCCTGATCACCGTCCCCGACCTTGTCCTCGCCGATCCGTCCGCCGCCCCGGATCCGCTCCGCTCCGACGATGCAGCGTCCGCAGCCACTGCCGTCGATCGGATGCTCGCCCGCGCGGTCAGCTTCCATCCGGTCGCGGACGGCCTCTACGAAAAGCGCGTCAACGATCCCGAGGCGCGGCTGATCGCCGCCATGGTCCGCGATCTGTTGTTCCGCGAAACCGGGCTCAGCATCGGGATCGTCGCCTTTTCGGAAGCCCAGCAGACCGAGATCGAGGACGCGCTCGAGACGCTGGCGGGCGAGGACAAGGCGTTCGCGGCCCGGCTCGAAGCCGAATATGCGCGCGAGGACGATGGCCAGATCAACGGCCTGTTCATCAAGAACCTCGAAAATGTGCAGGGCGACGAGCGCGACGTGATCCTGCTCAGCATCTGCTACGCGCCCGATGCCAACGGCCGGATGGCGATGAACTTCGGCCCGATCAACCAGCGTGGCGGCGAGAAGCGGCTGAACGTGATCTTCAGCCGCGCGCGCCATCACATGGCCGTCGTCTCGACGATCCGCGCCGAGGCGATCACCAACACCCATAATGACGGCGCGCGGGCGCTGCGCACCTTTCTCGCCTTTGCCGAGGCGCAGTCGCGCGGCGACGCGGCGCATGGCCAGACCGTGCTCGCGACGCTCAACCCCGAGGCGCAGCGCGTATTTGCCCGCAGCGCGCCGACCGACGCGTTGCGCGATGCCCTGGCCCAGGCGCTGACCGCGCGCGGGCATGACGTCCGCGCCCATATCGGCAGCGCCAGCTTCCGCTGCGATCTCGGCATCCTCGCGCCCGGCGGAGATCGCTACCAGCTTGGTATCCTGATCGACGGCAACGGCCACGGTTCGGTCGAGGATCGCTATGTCTTCCAGCCTGCGATCCTGCGCGCGTTCGGCTGGAAGGTGATCGATGTGCCGTCGCACAGCTGGCTGCGCGATCCCGACGCGGTGGTCGCCCAGATCGAAGCGGCGCTGCGCCGCGAGGCCGGGGAGGACGACGATGATCCGTTCGAAGGATCGACGATGGCGCCGCCGGTCGTCAGCGTGCCGAAGACCAAAGCGAGTGACGAAACGCCCGCCCCCGGGCCCGACGAGCCATCGAGCGCGCTGGTCTTCAGCGAATTCCGCTTCCAGCAAGCGAGTTCCGACAAATTCTGGAAGATCGCGGTTTCGGGCGGCGAGATGACCGTGATCTTTGGCCGCACCGGCACCAAGGGC
- a CDS encoding M48 family metalloprotease — MGDESQSVPALEPLAYHRLIVEHLREYEPEIWAWGSSQQTREEQVQEMRAYLLRETYRIDAAAHPEVHEDIAAVLARLEIDAPATLYQAADGAMNAALCFVPGEIHLLFHGPVLDKLSREERIALLGHELAHYRLWSIEGGAYYAATTILDHALAYPGASPSHVETARLYRLHTELYADRGGAVAAQAPGPAIATLVKTMTGLGSVDPEAYLRQAAEAESDAKPSQGETHPEIFVRAQALDKWWRGDPGTEAWIEKRVRGPLSIAALDLPRQYEATAITRGFLTRLATHPAADESVGTLLRRTFPDWQPGEAVVSDSALSPDRLDGSFREYLVSLSLDVAMADPDPDSRNAMLTAGAGIASLYDGVEPFKAALKRDLKFTKPAIERIFAPLKKAKA, encoded by the coding sequence ATGGGGGACGAATCGCAATCCGTACCGGCGCTTGAGCCGCTCGCCTATCATCGCCTCATCGTCGAGCATCTGCGCGAGTACGAGCCCGAAATCTGGGCCTGGGGCAGTTCGCAGCAGACACGCGAGGAGCAGGTGCAGGAAATGCGCGCCTATCTGCTCCGCGAAACCTATCGCATCGACGCGGCGGCGCATCCCGAAGTGCATGAAGACATTGCGGCGGTGCTGGCGCGGCTCGAGATCGACGCGCCGGCCACGCTGTATCAGGCGGCGGACGGCGCGATGAACGCGGCGCTGTGCTTCGTGCCGGGCGAGATCCATCTGCTGTTCCACGGGCCGGTGCTCGACAAGCTCTCGCGCGAGGAACGGATCGCGCTGCTCGGCCATGAGCTGGCGCATTACCGGCTATGGTCGATCGAAGGCGGCGCCTATTACGCGGCGACCACCATCCTCGATCATGCGCTCGCCTATCCCGGCGCTTCGCCCAGCCATGTCGAGACTGCCCGCCTCTATCGCCTGCATACCGAGCTCTATGCCGATCGCGGCGGCGCGGTTGCGGCCCAGGCCCCCGGGCCGGCGATCGCCACCTTGGTCAAGACGATGACCGGCCTCGGCTCGGTCGATCCCGAGGCCTATCTCCGCCAGGCCGCCGAGGCGGAGAGCGACGCCAAACCCTCGCAGGGCGAAACCCACCCCGAAATCTTCGTACGCGCCCAGGCACTCGACAAATGGTGGCGCGGCGATCCCGGCACCGAGGCGTGGATCGAAAAGCGCGTTCGGGGGCCCCTGTCGATCGCGGCGCTCGACTTGCCGCGCCAGTATGAAGCAACGGCGATTACGCGCGGCTTCCTGACCCGGCTCGCGACGCATCCCGCCGCCGATGAGTCGGTCGGGACGCTGCTGCGCCGCACCTTCCCCGACTGGCAGCCGGGCGAGGCGGTCGTGAGCGACAGCGCGCTCTCGCCCGATCGCCTCGACGGCTCGTTTCGCGAGTATCTCGTATCGCTCAGCCTGGATGTCGCGATGGCCGATCCGGACCCGGACAGCCGCAATGCGATGCTGACCGCAGGCGCGGGGATCGCCAGCCTGTATGACGGGGTCGAGCCGTTCAAGGCGGCGCTGAAGCGCGACCTCAAATTCACCAAGCCGGCGATAGAACGCATCTTCGCTCCGTTGAAAAAGGCGAAAGCATGA
- a CDS encoding ABCB family ABC transporter ATP-binding protein/permease, with product MPPENPDSAPERPMLGTMKRFLPYLWPADAPQLRVRIVVAMTLVVCSKLIQVFGAPFALQGAIDRMAGGSRDGMWLVVALVVGYAVARLGGVAFDNVRNVVFEKVGQVATQRLASDVFRHLHALSLRFHLERRTGAVTKVVERGTKSIDTMLYFLLFNIAPTIFELVLVLGIFLQKFSWWLVAGTCAMVVVYIAFTRWVTDWRAKLRQQMNDLDTGAVAHAVDSLLNFETVKYFNAEVREARRYDDAVKAYAKAAVVSENSLAWLNIGQAVITNAMLGAGMALIVFGWARGEFTPGNVVLVSTLLVQLFRPLDLLGMVYRTIRQGVIDMGSMFDLVDTPAEVTDAPGAQPLAVARGQVRFEGVQFGYDPDRAILKGIDLDIPAGATVAVVGPSGAGKSTLARLLYRFYDLTGGRITIDGQDIARVTQSSLRAAIGIVPQDTVLFNDTIGYNIAYGREDATPEDVADAARGAAIAGFIQSLPQGFETRVGERGLKLSGGEKQRVAIARTLVKNPPILILDEATSALDSRTEADIQATLEAIEQGRTTIVIAHRLSTIVHADRIVVLEAGRVAEQGTHAELLRQGGLYAEMWARQAQEREADTDLAAE from the coding sequence ATGCCTCCCGAAAATCCTGATTCCGCGCCCGAGCGGCCGATGCTCGGCACGATGAAGCGTTTCCTGCCCTATTTGTGGCCCGCCGATGCGCCGCAGCTAAGGGTGCGGATCGTCGTCGCGATGACTCTGGTCGTCTGTTCGAAGCTGATCCAGGTGTTCGGCGCGCCCTTCGCATTGCAGGGGGCGATCGACCGGATGGCGGGGGGATCGCGCGACGGCATGTGGCTCGTGGTGGCGCTGGTCGTCGGCTATGCAGTCGCGCGGCTGGGCGGGGTGGCGTTCGACAATGTCCGCAACGTGGTGTTCGAGAAGGTCGGGCAGGTCGCGACCCAGCGGCTGGCGTCGGACGTGTTCCGCCACCTCCATGCGCTGTCGCTGCGCTTTCACCTCGAGCGGCGCACCGGCGCAGTGACCAAGGTGGTCGAGCGCGGGACCAAGAGCATCGATACCATGCTCTACTTCCTGCTGTTCAACATCGCGCCGACGATCTTCGAGCTGGTGCTCGTGCTCGGCATCTTCCTCCAGAAGTTCAGCTGGTGGCTCGTCGCGGGGACCTGCGCGATGGTGGTCGTCTATATCGCCTTCACGCGATGGGTGACCGACTGGCGCGCCAAGCTGCGCCAGCAGATGAACGACCTCGATACCGGCGCGGTCGCGCATGCCGTCGATTCGCTGCTCAATTTCGAGACGGTCAAATATTTCAACGCCGAGGTGCGTGAGGCGCGCCGCTATGACGACGCGGTCAAGGCCTATGCCAAGGCGGCGGTGGTGAGCGAGAATTCGCTGGCGTGGCTCAATATCGGCCAGGCGGTGATCACCAATGCGATGCTGGGCGCGGGCATGGCGCTGATCGTGTTCGGCTGGGCGCGCGGCGAATTCACGCCGGGCAATGTCGTGCTGGTGTCGACCTTGCTCGTCCAGCTGTTCCGCCCGCTCGACCTGCTCGGCATGGTCTATCGCACGATCCGCCAGGGCGTGATCGACATGGGCAGCATGTTCGACCTGGTCGACACCCCCGCCGAAGTGACCGACGCACCCGGCGCGCAGCCGCTGGCGGTGGCGCGGGGGCAGGTGCGGTTCGAGGGCGTGCAGTTCGGCTATGACCCCGACCGCGCGATCCTGAAAGGTATCGACCTCGACATTCCGGCGGGCGCGACCGTCGCGGTGGTCGGCCCCTCGGGTGCGGGCAAATCGACGCTCGCGCGGCTGCTGTACCGATTCTACGACCTTACCGGCGGGCGGATCACGATCGACGGGCAGGACATTGCGCGCGTGACGCAATCCAGCCTGCGCGCCGCGATCGGGATCGTGCCGCAGGATACCGTGCTGTTCAACGACACGATCGGCTACAATATCGCCTATGGCCGCGAGGATGCGACGCCCGAGGACGTGGCCGACGCCGCGCGCGGGGCGGCGATTGCGGGGTTCATCCAGTCGCTGCCGCAAGGATTCGAGACGCGCGTCGGCGAACGGGGGCTCAAGCTGTCGGGGGGCGAGAAGCAGCGCGTCGCGATTGCCCGGACGTTGGTCAAGAACCCGCCGATCCTGATCCTCGACGAGGCGACGAGTGCGCTCGACAGCCGCACCGAGGCGGACATCCAGGCGACGCTGGAGGCGATCGAGCAGGGCCGGACGACGATCGTGATCGCGCACCGCCTCTCGACGATCGTCCATGCCGACCGCATCGTCGTGCTGGAGGCAGGGCGCGTCGCCGAGCAGGGCACGCATGCCGAACTGCTGCGGCAGGGCGGGCTGTACGCCGAGATGTGGGCAAGGCAGGCGCAGGAGCGCGAGGCGGACACGGATCTGGCGGCGGAATAG